The Candidatus Nitrosotenuis cloacae DNA window TGAGCGACTCTTCGGTAGTTCTTGCAACAATTGGCAACATTATGAGGGAGAGAGCAAAGGCTCCTGCCCACAATGAAAAGTGACCCAACAACAGCACGATCAGCAGGAACGCAAAGATGCCAATCACAATTGACGGAAATTCCATGAACACGTCGTTGAAGAATCTTACCATCCTTCCAAATCTGTTATTGCCAAACTCTGAGAGGAATATCCCGGACATTATGCCGATTGGTACTCCGATCAGACTCGACATGCCGATTATGATCAGCGTTCCTTGTATGGCAGGACCTATTCCGCCTTCGCCTGAGCCTACTGCGCCCGGCGGCTGCGTGAGAAACTCTGCGGTCAGCGCCGGAAGGCCGTTCCTGAACACTTCAATTAATATGCTGAACAGCGGAACTAGGGCCGCTATCACGCATGCAAGAACCACACCGAGGACGATCTTGTCTACCAACAGCCTTCCTGATACGTTCTGCTTGAACAGCATCCTGTACTCTGCCCGCTTTTGACTGGTAGTCATTACGCGTTGATCACCCCTTCCTTTACCTTCATCATCCTTGATACCAGCACGTGTGCCACCACATTGATGCCGATTGCTACCAAAAGTAGTATTATTCCAATTCCTATCAGGGCGGGAAGGTGCAGCGATGCTGGTGATGCCTCGATGAACTCGTTTGCGATTATGCTTGACATTGTCTGACCTGGCTGGAACAGCGTCTGCGGAAACGCACTAGGACCTGTCGCATTACCAATAAGCATCGTTACTGCCATGGTTTCTCCAACCGCTCTTCCCAATCCAAGGATGGCTGCTCCTATCAGGCCGGTTTTTGCATACGGGAAAATTGAAAGCTTGAACATTTCCCACTTGGTGGCGCCTAGCATGTATGCCGCTTCTTTTTGCATCTGGGGCACTGCTATCATTATCTCCCTTGAGACTGCGGAGATTGTCGGAATTATCATGATGGCAAGTATCACGCTTGCGCTAAAGATGTCAAGCCCAAATGGTGCCGATGAAAAAAGCCATACGCTGTCGCCAAACGCCTCATGCAGTGGGTACTCGATCCAGTTCAGAAAAATATCCCTGAACACGAACAGTCCCCATAACCCGTAAATCACACTAGGTATGGCAGCAAGCAGATCCACCACCATAGAAAGAGGTCCGCTCAGATACTTTGGGGCTTGGGAGATAAACATGGCAATGCCGATACTGAGGGGCACTCCTATTGCCATGGCAAGTCCCGCAGTCACAAGCGTTCCAAGGATGTATGGTGCTGCTCCGAAGACCTCCCTGCCCTCGACTGCATTCCATTCTGAGCCGGTGACGAACGAGAGTCCCTCTTCCTCCCAAATTGGATATGACTCTGAAAACAGATGAAACACCATCAACCCTATGATTAGCAAAATGTAGACGCCTGCGGCGGTAGCCGCAATCTTGAATATCTTGTCGGCAGGAAATCTTCTACTCTTTGCCTGAAGCAGGCTGGCCATAATTTTGTGCCCAAGTTTTGCCTTATCTAAGATCTGTACATGTTATACCGAGGCAACATAGTTCTATATTGATCAATATAGAATAGTGTCCAAACCAGTATTTAGCTAGGAAATGATGATCACTCATTGCAGTCGATCGAGGACACGAAACAGACTAGGCGCATACAGATAAGCGGCGGCTCCACCTACACCATCTCACTGCCAAAAAAGTGGATTGATGATCTTGGAATCAAGAACGGCGACAACATGACAATAGTAAAGAACACCAACCGATCACTGATGCTTTTTCCAGGACTGGACACGGAAAAGCCGGCAAAAAAGGCAGTCATAACAATAAGTCAGAAAGACCCTGACGAGTCGATTAGAAGGAAGATAATCGCAATGTACCTAAATGGATACAAGGTTTTACAAATCACATCCAAGGGAGTGAAACTGCTCCCGGAGCATTCTAGACTGATCAAGGATCTAGTACGCAAATCCATGATCGGAACGGAGATTGTGGAATCTGACTCTGAGTCAATTACTATACAGATCCTGACTAGGTTGCCCGAGCTTACCTTTGCTGTGGCGCTTAAGCGAATGCACCTGATGACATCAAACATGCACAAAGAGGCAATAGACGCATTGAGCAAAAACGACAGCCAGTACGGAGAAGAGGTGGTAGGAATGGATGACGAAGTCGACAGGTTCAGTCTGTACATGATGAGGACACTCATAATGGCAATACAGAATGCAAGTATGCTGTATGATGTGGGCCTGGAGCAGCCGTCCGACTGCCTCAACTATAGGACTGTTATATCCAGGATTGAAAGAATCGCCGATCACGCAGCGCTGATTGCAAAACGAATCAAGTTCCTAAAGGAGCCACTTGACTCCAAAACGCTACGGGAAATCCAGACACTCAGTGGAGATGCATTAGCGTGCTTTGACAACGCAATCCTTGCCCTGGCAAAAAAAGACCACGTTTTAGCCGAAAAAACAGCCTCGAAAATAGTGGATATAGTAGAAAAGGAAAAGGAGATGATGTATGGCATGAAGGAGTCAAAAAACTCCACCATTGTCAAGTTTGTCCTAGAGGATATTAGGCGTACTGCGGAGTATTCCAGCGACATAGTGGAAGTTGTAATCAATGAGACTATACGAAATATTGTCTCTGAAAAATAAAATAAAATAAAAAAATTTCTTATTGCTGGTTGTATGGTTTGTACTTGTCGCCGTTCCCACTCATCACATCATAGCTTGATGCGACTGGCTGGTAACCGGTGCACTGGAAAGTGTATGTCTCAAGTTCTGCAAAGCCTGTCTTGCCTGCCGTTGTGTACCCCTCCTCTTTATCAAATTCCGCGCTGATCTTGTAGTTTGATATGGAGCAGTCCTTGTAGTTAAACGCCCTTATTGGCTGTCCTGCTTGTATCATGTCTACTGTGACATCGAACTGCTTGTATGGAAAGTCCAACGCTGAGTTCTTTCCATTGTTTTCGTATGTCTGATCTACTGCTTTGTGTAGATATGGAGTCTCGCCAACAATTCGCTGCAGTGTAAATTCCGGCGCTACCTGTTTTGTGCTAAAACCGCTAGCGCTTGTACTGAACAAGTTGTTGACTTGGGTAAATCCCTGAAATTCGTACGTCACTGGCCCTTCTCTGAACTTGAACGTAGCTTGTGGATATACTCCCTCTGCAAACACATACACGTTGTTGCCTTGCGGCGCATTTGCCGCATGTGAACTTTGTGTGTGTGACAAACCCACCACTAGAGCAATCGATACTATTGCAATGACTGCAACAACCGACATGTTTCTTAGTTTTTGTGTGTTCATTGATTTGCATGGAGAATGCAATTACTAAAAAGGAATCATTATTGATTCCATAACGTACATTGATGCCTATAATCTATATAGAGGAATCACGTGCTTGGGCACCATCAGTTACCTCAGAAAGGCTCTTTTCCAATGCGTGTAATTTGTTATTGAATCGTAACTATATAGTAAACAGTGACTTACGGAAAAAACGTAATCTATGCCGACTATTTGTAAATAACAAACAAAACATCGAATCTCAATGAGAAAAACACTGTCTATAGCACTAAGCGTGATTCTTATCGCAGGAGCATTTGCGCCTCTATCGGTTGCTGCAGCGCCTCCAGAAGCACCGAAATCTGGCAAGGACTTTACAATTACGGGAGCTGGGGCAACATTCCCATTCCCGCTTATTGACACTTGGAGAGTCGAATACAAAAAGATCTATCCGAATGTAAACCTCAACTACCAGTCAATCGGCAGCGGTGGTGGCGTAAAGCAACACACAGAAAAAACTGTTAACTTTGGAGCATCTGACGCACCACTTACGCAAAAGGAAATGGGTCTCGCTCCCGGAACAATGCACATTCCTGAGGCAATCGGCTCAGTTGTATTGGCATACTATCTACCAGAAGTCCCACACAGCGGGCTTAAACTTACCGGAGAAAACGTAGCAGACATTTACCTTGGAAAGATCAAAAAATGGAACGACGCCAAGATCCAGGAGAACAATCCTGATCTGAAACTTCCTGACAGATCAATTCTAGTGACAAGACGTTCCGACGGCTCTGGAACAACATACGTCTTTACCGACTATCTGTCCAAAGTAAGTCCGGAGTGGGAACAAAAGGTAGGCAAGGGAAAGAGTGTCCCGTGGCCCATCGGAGTGGGTGCTGCAGGAAACGAAGGAGTTGCATGGGCTACGAGAAATACAAAATATGCAATAGGCTACGTAGAGCTTGCATACGCATTCCA harbors:
- the pstA gene encoding phosphate ABC transporter permease PstA, giving the protein MTTSQKRAEYRMLFKQNVSGRLLVDKIVLGVVLACVIAALVPLFSILIEVFRNGLPALTAEFLTQPPGAVGSGEGGIGPAIQGTLIIIGMSSLIGVPIGIMSGIFLSEFGNNRFGRMVRFFNDVFMEFPSIVIGIFAFLLIVLLLGHFSLWAGAFALSLIMLPIVARTTEESLKMVPLTYREAGLALGLKQWVITFRIVLSAAKSGMLTGILIAVARISGETAPLIMTVLGSSQFFSGVDSPMDALPLRIWRLSLLPYDSAREQGWGAAVVLIIIIMAINIGVRYYFARKNKKGSMFSMMRAGIRK
- the pstC gene encoding phosphate ABC transporter permease subunit PstC — encoded protein: MASLLQAKSRRFPADKIFKIAATAAGVYILLIIGLMVFHLFSESYPIWEEEGLSFVTGSEWNAVEGREVFGAAPYILGTLVTAGLAMAIGVPLSIGIAMFISQAPKYLSGPLSMVVDLLAAIPSVIYGLWGLFVFRDIFLNWIEYPLHEAFGDSVWLFSSAPFGLDIFSASVILAIMIIPTISAVSREIMIAVPQMQKEAAYMLGATKWEMFKLSIFPYAKTGLIGAAILGLGRAVGETMAVTMLIGNATGPSAFPQTLFQPGQTMSSIIANEFIEASPASLHLPALIGIGIILLLVAIGINVVAHVLVSRMMKVKEGVINA
- a CDS encoding phosphate signaling complex PhoU family protein gives rise to the protein MQSIEDTKQTRRIQISGGSTYTISLPKKWIDDLGIKNGDNMTIVKNTNRSLMLFPGLDTEKPAKKAVITISQKDPDESIRRKIIAMYLNGYKVLQITSKGVKLLPEHSRLIKDLVRKSMIGTEIVESDSESITIQILTRLPELTFAVALKRMHLMTSNMHKEAIDALSKNDSQYGEEVVGMDDEVDRFSLYMMRTLIMAIQNASMLYDVGLEQPSDCLNYRTVISRIERIADHAALIAKRIKFLKEPLDSKTLREIQTLSGDALACFDNAILALAKKDHVLAEKTASKIVDIVEKEKEMMYGMKESKNSTIVKFVLEDIRRTAEYSSDIVEVVINETIRNIVSEK
- the pstS gene encoding phosphate ABC transporter substrate-binding protein PstS, translating into MRKTLSIALSVILIAGAFAPLSVAAAPPEAPKSGKDFTITGAGATFPFPLIDTWRVEYKKIYPNVNLNYQSIGSGGGVKQHTEKTVNFGASDAPLTQKEMGLAPGTMHIPEAIGSVVLAYYLPEVPHSGLKLTGENVADIYLGKIKKWNDAKIQENNPDLKLPDRSILVTRRSDGSGTTYVFTDYLSKVSPEWEQKVGKGKSVPWPIGVGAAGNEGVAWATRNTKYAIGYVELAYAFQNGMTYAYLQNADKTKFIEPNLESVFAAVSSYSTDQLPKPEGDWSAVSITNAPGEESYPIASFTYLLVYEDIGQVVKDKDQAKALVHLIYWMITDGQKFSKPLLYDPLPPAVQELGKNGLARITFNGEKLWDYQAKSTAKSATESKVTVKSDAEKKTKETKKTTDKKDIKKTTKTTDKKEVKKTTKTTDKKDIKKTTIKPTTVKTATKTTSSK